From the Acidicapsa ligni genome, one window contains:
- a CDS encoding glycosyl hydrolase, translating into MSSSSSLSRRTFCVLLAGAGAQLCVPSRLSAEEFWGTPGQRSFPKLPDSARPYVLWMWMGHNVSAAGITRDLEAMHEAGIGGATIFSLSDTVTPTAGAIRKSPTPEIVTFTEPWWALVRHAAEECRRLGLELILHNCAGYESSGGKWITPELSMQEVVWSEQRVAGGSRVHLTLEKPKVDPHPHDQFPATYIPSEDKVAPPLVEARQSYFREIAVLAIAADGVVGRERIVDLSKQMNAAGEVDWDAPAGAWSVYRFGHTTTGGMIQPAQWEAIGLECDKMSREAVTFHIEHVLGEIRKHLGELMGSTLTTLYFDSYEAGNATWTPKMREEFRARRGYEMTQWLPVLAGRVVESAAETAKFKEDFQRTIEDLYRDCYWGTPGPLIREAGMKFVAEPYEGPWEIGEVVKSLDIPAVEFWTDNGRYSPWDLEPVVKAARKAGDTLIVAEAFSTQPEFARWTEHPAWLKPVGDGAFCAGVNRVNVHHFVQQAWDAKYQPGNVMGQWGMHLGRYQTWWKPGRAWLNYLWRCQALLQRGEYVAPSAETSLVVATDDPGVGPGLHSIHRRDRQDGGTEIYFVANQEWRAGQVECTFPVKGMQPELWDPVANTVRDLTEFRQTANGTSFGLEFAETQSYFVVFRRTIAAGFAGKGKPGTDFPALNSGPELAGPWQVSFDPRWGGPAAVQFDSLMDWTTHKDAGIQYYSGMAVYSKEIELEAAPAGRKVYLDLGVVKHIAEVTLNGKNLGVVWTAPWRVDVTDAMRPGKNRLEIAVTNVWANRLIGDEQHPSDAEWRMGDPDAKSGAFMREFPDWFLKDEPRPVKERLTFTTWNYFTKDSPLETSGLMGPVTVMVEAE; encoded by the coding sequence ATGAGTTCCTCTTCTTCGCTTTCCAGACGTACATTTTGTGTTTTGCTGGCTGGGGCTGGTGCGCAGCTCTGTGTGCCTTCTCGGCTTTCGGCTGAGGAGTTCTGGGGTACGCCTGGACAGCGGTCCTTTCCGAAGTTGCCGGATTCGGCGCGGCCTTATGTGCTTTGGATGTGGATGGGGCACAACGTGAGTGCGGCGGGGATTACGCGCGATCTTGAGGCGATGCACGAGGCGGGGATTGGCGGGGCGACGATCTTCAGCTTGTCGGACACGGTGACACCGACGGCGGGGGCGATTCGGAAGAGTCCTACGCCGGAGATTGTTACGTTTACGGAGCCGTGGTGGGCGCTGGTGCGTCATGCGGCGGAGGAGTGCAGGCGGCTGGGGCTGGAGCTGATTCTGCATAACTGCGCGGGGTATGAGAGCAGCGGCGGTAAGTGGATTACTCCGGAGCTCTCGATGCAGGAGGTTGTGTGGTCGGAGCAGAGGGTTGCGGGTGGTTCGCGGGTGCATCTGACGCTGGAAAAGCCGAAGGTCGATCCGCATCCGCATGACCAGTTTCCTGCGACTTACATTCCCTCGGAGGACAAGGTTGCGCCGCCGTTGGTGGAGGCGCGGCAGAGTTACTTTCGAGAGATTGCGGTGCTGGCGATTGCGGCCGATGGGGTGGTTGGCAGGGAACGGATTGTCGATCTTTCAAAACAGATGAATGCGGCGGGTGAGGTCGATTGGGATGCGCCTGCCGGAGCTTGGTCGGTTTATCGATTTGGGCATACGACTACGGGTGGGATGATTCAACCGGCGCAGTGGGAGGCGATAGGGCTGGAGTGCGACAAGATGAGCCGCGAGGCGGTGACGTTCCACATTGAGCATGTGCTGGGGGAGATTCGGAAGCACCTGGGTGAGCTGATGGGATCGACGCTGACTACCCTTTACTTCGACAGCTATGAGGCGGGAAACGCGACGTGGACGCCGAAGATGCGGGAGGAGTTTCGTGCGCGGCGTGGCTATGAGATGACGCAGTGGCTGCCGGTGCTGGCGGGGCGCGTGGTGGAAAGCGCGGCGGAGACTGCGAAGTTCAAAGAGGATTTTCAGCGGACGATTGAGGATCTGTATCGCGACTGCTATTGGGGCACGCCGGGGCCGCTTATTCGCGAGGCGGGGATGAAGTTTGTGGCGGAGCCATATGAGGGTCCGTGGGAGATTGGCGAGGTGGTGAAGTCGCTGGATATCCCGGCGGTGGAGTTCTGGACGGATAACGGGCGCTATTCGCCGTGGGATCTGGAGCCGGTGGTGAAGGCGGCGCGGAAGGCTGGCGACACATTGATTGTGGCGGAGGCTTTTTCAACGCAGCCGGAGTTTGCGCGGTGGACGGAGCATCCGGCGTGGCTGAAGCCGGTGGGGGATGGGGCGTTTTGCGCGGGGGTGAACCGGGTGAATGTTCACCATTTTGTGCAGCAGGCGTGGGATGCGAAGTATCAGCCGGGCAACGTGATGGGGCAGTGGGGCATGCACCTGGGACGCTACCAGACCTGGTGGAAGCCGGGACGGGCGTGGCTGAACTATCTGTGGCGCTGCCAGGCGCTTTTGCAGCGCGGGGAGTATGTGGCTCCCTCGGCGGAGACGAGTTTGGTGGTGGCTACGGACGATCCTGGAGTCGGGCCAGGGTTGCATAGCATTCATCGGCGGGATCGACAGGATGGTGGAACAGAGATTTATTTTGTTGCGAATCAGGAGTGGCGGGCTGGGCAGGTGGAGTGCACGTTTCCGGTGAAGGGGATGCAGCCGGAGCTTTGGGATCCGGTGGCGAATACGGTGCGGGATCTGACGGAGTTTCGGCAGACGGCGAATGGGACGAGTTTTGGGCTGGAGTTTGCGGAGACGCAGAGCTATTTCGTGGTATTTCGGCGGACGATTGCGGCGGGTTTTGCGGGGAAAGGCAAGCCGGGTACGGACTTCCCTGCTCTGAATTCCGGCCCGGAGTTGGCGGGACCGTGGCAGGTGAGCTTCGATCCGAGGTGGGGTGGTCCGGCAGCGGTGCAGTTTGATTCGCTGATGGATTGGACGACGCACAAGGATGCGGGCATTCAGTATTACTCGGGGATGGCGGTTTATTCGAAGGAGATTGAACTGGAAGCGGCACCGGCGGGGCGCAAGGTTTACCTGGATCTTGGGGTGGTGAAGCATATCGCCGAGGTGACGTTGAATGGGAAGAATCTCGGCGTGGTTTGGACGGCCCCGTGGAGAGTGGATGTCACGGACGCGATGCGGCCCGGGAAGAATCGGCTGGAGATTGCGGTGACGAATGTCTGGGCAAATCGACTGATCGGGGATGAGCAGCATCCGTCGGATGCGGAGTGGAGGATGGGTGATCCGGATGCGAAGAGCGGGGCTTTTATGCGCGAATTTCCAGACTGGTTCCTGAAGGATGAGCCGCGCCCGGTGAAGGAGCGGCTGACGTTTACGACCTGGAACTACTTTACGAAGGATTCCCCGTTGGAGACTTCGGGATTGATGGGGCCGGTGACGGTGATGGTCGAGGCAGAGTAG
- a CDS encoding type II toxin-antitoxin system RelE/ParE family toxin, whose translation MRSRKGSTGSGEIHFEGDSLEVLSAFPSGVKQALGFSLRQLQIGREPTCQTLSMSFIGTGVYKLKEADERTWYRAIYLSKVDNVIYVLHCF comes from the coding sequence ATGCGATCCCGTAAAGGCTCAACAGGTTCTGGGGAAATCCACTTTGAAGGGGATTCTCTGGAAGTGCTTTCGGCGTTTCCTTCAGGAGTGAAACAGGCGCTGGGGTTTTCGCTTCGCCAGCTTCAAATTGGGAGAGAACCGACGTGCCAGACACTCAGCATGAGTTTTATCGGAACTGGTGTTTACAAATTGAAAGAAGCTGATGAGCGGACGTGGTACCGAGCTATCTACCTCTCGAAAGTAGACAACGTTATTTACGTGCTGCATTGCTTTTAG
- a CDS encoding nuclear transport factor 2 family protein has translation MKHFLYVAPVLLALGASSVFAQTSVPEVSANQPGQSLAASAESPEIRELQQVEDKWSTALNQRDQYGLELVLSPLFVDISAYGDITSRNQQVVAVINQEDKTATTDLHVITVRVLGDIAVANGTYSYKHKTVNGAVEDRGVFTHVFQRQHGNWVCLNAQRTLIRQEVPNARTKAPKTKSQAELPFHIPLFSKGDKSPQTNP, from the coding sequence ATGAAGCATTTCCTGTATGTAGCACCTGTTCTTTTGGCTCTTGGAGCAAGCTCCGTATTCGCTCAGACTTCCGTTCCAGAGGTATCGGCAAACCAACCTGGCCAATCCCTCGCCGCGTCCGCCGAAAGCCCAGAAATCCGCGAACTACAGCAAGTCGAAGACAAATGGAGCACCGCCCTGAATCAGCGTGATCAGTACGGTCTCGAACTCGTGCTCTCCCCACTCTTCGTCGACATCTCTGCCTACGGAGACATCACCAGCCGCAACCAGCAGGTAGTCGCCGTCATCAACCAGGAAGACAAGACCGCCACCACAGACCTGCACGTCATTACCGTCCGCGTACTGGGAGACATAGCCGTAGCCAACGGCACCTACTCGTACAAACACAAGACGGTCAATGGCGCGGTCGAGGATAGAGGCGTCTTCACCCACGTCTTCCAGCGCCAGCACGGCAACTGGGTCTGCCTCAACGCGCAGCGCACACTCATCCGTCAGGAAGTCCCGAACGCCAGGACCAAAGCTCCCAAAACCAAATCTCAGGCCGAACTTCCCTTCCACATCCCACTCTTCTCAAAAGGCGACAAGTCCCCTCAGACCAATCCGTAG
- the dnaB gene encoding replicative DNA helicase: MASTPSFSIDNGLPSNIDAERTILGAILLENHALSEAEERLTPDDFSLDSHRRIYQRMTELGGEGHAIDLVTVAHELSKYKELESVGGVAYLASLTEGLPRRPIIDEYIRIVKDKSLLRQLMLICSAAIARAADQSETALDVLNAAESQLLEVGEKSISKGLASLEDIVAGSFGSIDNLYQQAREVTGLETYFTEFDKMTSGLQKGELIIIAARPSMGKTAWAINIAQNAAVRGKAVVAVFSLEMSKEALLRRMLASQAWVDQRKLQTGFLGRDDQDKLRTALEDLVESKMFIDDTPGISLAEMRAKARRLKQTSGGALDLIVVDYLQLMTASLPSQGGKRFESRTQEVSAISRGLKALAKEMDVPVIALSQLSRASERRGDDKKPLLSDLRESGSIEQDADVVAFIHRESYYNRDKEEDPDKNKAEIIIAKQRNGPTGSVDLAFLSQFTRFENLDTVHDGQ, encoded by the coding sequence ATGGCTTCGACTCCCAGCTTTTCTATCGACAATGGCCTGCCCTCTAACATTGATGCTGAGAGGACGATTCTCGGCGCAATTTTGCTGGAGAATCATGCGCTTTCCGAGGCGGAAGAGAGGCTGACTCCGGATGATTTTTCGCTGGATTCGCATCGGCGTATCTACCAGCGGATGACCGAGCTGGGCGGCGAAGGTCATGCGATCGACCTGGTTACGGTGGCGCATGAGCTATCGAAATATAAAGAGCTTGAGTCGGTTGGGGGTGTGGCCTATCTGGCCTCGCTGACGGAGGGGTTGCCGCGCCGGCCAATCATCGACGAGTACATTCGTATCGTCAAGGATAAGAGTCTCTTACGGCAGTTGATGCTGATTTGCTCGGCGGCGATTGCGCGGGCCGCGGATCAGAGCGAGACGGCGCTGGATGTTTTAAATGCCGCTGAATCGCAGTTGCTGGAGGTTGGCGAGAAGAGTATTTCGAAGGGGCTGGCGAGCCTTGAGGATATTGTCGCCGGGTCATTCGGGTCGATTGACAATCTTTACCAGCAGGCGCGTGAGGTTACCGGACTTGAGACGTACTTCACCGAGTTCGACAAGATGACCAGCGGGCTGCAAAAGGGTGAGTTGATCATTATTGCGGCGCGGCCCTCAATGGGCAAGACGGCGTGGGCGATCAACATTGCGCAGAATGCGGCGGTGCGGGGCAAGGCGGTGGTCGCTGTCTTCTCGCTGGAAATGTCGAAAGAAGCGCTGTTGCGTCGTATGCTGGCGAGCCAGGCGTGGGTTGACCAGCGCAAGTTGCAGACGGGCTTTTTAGGGCGCGACGATCAGGACAAGCTGCGCACGGCGCTTGAAGACCTGGTGGAGTCGAAGATGTTTATCGACGATACGCCGGGAATTTCGCTGGCCGAGATGCGGGCCAAGGCGCGGCGGTTGAAGCAGACATCGGGTGGCGCGCTGGATCTGATCGTGGTGGATTACCTGCAACTGATGACGGCTTCGCTGCCTTCGCAGGGTGGGAAGCGGTTTGAGAGCCGGACGCAGGAAGTTTCGGCGATTTCGCGCGGGTTGAAGGCTCTGGCGAAAGAGATGGATGTACCGGTGATTGCGCTTTCGCAGCTTTCGCGTGCGAGTGAGCGCCGTGGGGATGACAAGAAGCCGTTGCTGAGCGATCTGCGCGAGTCGGGTTCGATTGAGCAGGACGCGGACGTGGTGGCGTTTATTCACCGCGAGAGCTATTACAACCGCGACAAGGAAGAAGACCCCGACAAGAACAAGGCGGAGATCATTATTGCCAAGCAGAGAAACGGGCCGACGGGGTCGGTAGATCTGGCGTTTCTATCGCAGTTTACGCGGTTTGAGAATCTGGATACTGTGCACGACGGGCAGTAA
- the efp gene encoding elongation factor P, with amino-acid sequence MAALLEAINIKRKMYFEFENAPFYCLESEISTPTARGGQTLVRLKMRNLITRAVFDKTFKAQDKFKEPDLELDEASYLYTDGDGSYFLDQASFETLTLNRDMVGDALDFLLEGSILQIHKFNGNPIGLQLPAQVELEVTYTEPGVRGDTASGAVTKPAKLETGIEIKVPFFIKQGEKIKVSTETHEFAGRA; translated from the coding sequence ATGGCCGCCCTGCTCGAAGCCATCAATATCAAGCGCAAGATGTATTTCGAATTCGAAAACGCTCCGTTCTACTGCCTGGAGTCGGAAATCTCCACCCCCACAGCACGCGGAGGCCAGACTCTCGTTCGCCTCAAGATGCGCAACCTCATCACCCGCGCCGTCTTCGACAAAACCTTCAAGGCGCAGGACAAATTCAAAGAACCCGATCTCGAACTCGACGAAGCCTCCTACCTGTACACCGATGGCGACGGCTCCTACTTCCTCGATCAGGCCAGCTTCGAAACCCTCACCCTGAACCGCGATATGGTCGGAGACGCCCTCGACTTCCTGCTCGAAGGTTCCATCCTCCAGATCCACAAGTTCAACGGCAACCCCATCGGCCTCCAACTTCCCGCCCAGGTCGAGCTCGAAGTCACCTACACCGAGCCCGGCGTCCGCGGCGACACCGCCAGCGGAGCCGTCACCAAACCCGCCAAGCTCGAAACCGGCATCGAGATCAAAGTCCCCTTCTTCATCAAACAAGGCGAAAAAATCAAAGTTTCCACCGAAACCCACGAATTCGCCGGCCGCGCCTAA
- a CDS encoding helix-turn-helix domain-containing protein, with protein MKSEAKNKPTRVVKGNVFDALGFSASEASALRVKAEILSAILEHVQVEGYTQAQLASLLDEYQPSVSNLLKGRIAQVSIEKLLRYADRLQLETSITVRSGRTKTTRARTKLPSRKIGSGSRQLAAL; from the coding sequence ATGAAAAGCGAAGCGAAAAATAAGCCGACTCGCGTCGTGAAGGGGAATGTCTTCGATGCGCTGGGGTTTTCTGCTTCGGAGGCGAGTGCGCTGAGAGTCAAGGCAGAGATACTTTCTGCCATTCTTGAACATGTGCAAGTAGAGGGTTACACGCAGGCGCAACTGGCGAGTTTGCTGGATGAGTATCAGCCATCGGTGAGCAATTTGTTAAAGGGGCGGATTGCTCAGGTGAGTATTGAGAAGCTGTTGCGGTATGCGGATCGGTTGCAGCTTGAGACGAGCATTACTGTGCGATCTGGGCGAACAAAGACTACTAGGGCAAGAACTAAGCTACCTTCAAGGAAAATAGGGTCTGGGAGTCGTCAGCTAGCTGCACTCTAA
- a CDS encoding S9 family peptidase, protein MPNSFRIASFAAPILLAIAASAQAPFTLPQVLSAPFPSELQAAPALNRISWIADAEGRRNLWIADPANGKYTARQLTKYTEDDGIELGNVAWSPDAQQIAYARGTDFEAPNKPAANPALLPGGVSPEIFLVDIKSGQSTKVAEGRAPLFTSSGDALIYISNNQLWMVKLAAGKAPQPKPEQLLHTRGSIGSLRLSPDGSKLAFVSTRDNDGFIGVYDLGAKSLTYLSPSADSDMEPAWSPDSRQIAFIRTATTDDDYLFAPSRTAITPWSIRIADMGTGQNHDIPSNEIQSHEIWKAAAGQGSVFRALASDNQLLWTAASQIVFPSELDGWLHLYAVPTSGGTATLLTPGDFEVEHTNLSKDRTELVYSSNQGTGDSAADSKDIDRRHIWKLAVSSQTIGKPKAITRGEGIEVTPILVSDNRTVAVLRSDARLPMRPAIVTGNQLVDLNPEAIPKDFPAASLVVPQQVILSSADGMQIHGQLFLPPASSTTRHPALVFFHGGSRRQMLLGWHYMQYYNNAYGMNQYLASQGYVVLSVNYRSGIGYGLNFREALNYGADGASEFNDVLGAGLYLRNRPDVDPAHIGSWGGSYGGYLTALALARASDLFSAGVDFHGVHDWNIELGNWNTSYDPTADPNRSRIAYESSPISSVSTWRSPVLLIHGDDDRNVQFSQTPKLAAALRKQQVSVDELIFPDEIHDFLLHRDWLKAYAAETAFFAHHLQQ, encoded by the coding sequence TTGCCCAACTCATTCCGCATTGCATCCTTTGCTGCCCCGATCCTCCTCGCCATCGCGGCCAGCGCGCAGGCTCCATTCACCCTTCCGCAAGTCCTCAGCGCCCCATTCCCCTCTGAACTCCAGGCCGCACCCGCCCTCAATCGCATCAGTTGGATCGCCGACGCCGAAGGCCGGCGTAATCTCTGGATCGCTGACCCAGCCAACGGCAAATACACCGCCCGCCAATTGACGAAGTACACCGAAGACGACGGCATCGAACTCGGCAACGTAGCCTGGTCCCCCGACGCACAGCAGATCGCCTACGCCCGAGGCACCGACTTCGAAGCCCCCAACAAACCCGCCGCCAATCCCGCCCTGCTCCCCGGCGGAGTAAGCCCCGAAATCTTCCTGGTTGACATAAAATCCGGCCAATCGACAAAGGTCGCCGAAGGCCGCGCCCCACTCTTCACCAGCAGCGGCGACGCCCTTATCTACATCAGCAACAATCAGCTCTGGATGGTCAAACTGGCTGCAGGCAAAGCTCCGCAGCCCAAGCCGGAACAGCTCCTCCACACCCGAGGCAGCATCGGCAGCCTGCGCCTCTCGCCCGACGGCAGCAAACTGGCCTTCGTCAGCACCCGCGATAACGACGGCTTCATCGGCGTCTACGACCTCGGGGCAAAATCGCTCACCTACCTGAGCCCCAGCGCAGACAGCGACATGGAACCCGCATGGTCACCAGATAGCAGGCAAATAGCCTTCATTCGCACCGCCACCACGGACGACGACTATCTGTTCGCCCCCAGCCGCACCGCCATCACCCCGTGGTCCATTCGCATAGCCGACATGGGTACTGGCCAAAACCATGACATCCCGAGCAATGAGATACAAAGTCACGAAATATGGAAAGCCGCCGCAGGCCAGGGCAGCGTCTTCCGCGCATTGGCCTCCGACAACCAACTCCTCTGGACCGCAGCCAGCCAGATCGTTTTCCCCAGCGAACTCGACGGCTGGCTCCATCTCTACGCCGTGCCAACCTCCGGCGGAACAGCAACCCTGCTCACCCCCGGCGACTTCGAAGTTGAGCACACCAATCTCAGCAAAGACCGCACCGAACTCGTCTATTCCTCAAATCAAGGCACCGGAGATTCTGCCGCAGACTCTAAAGATATCGACCGCCGCCACATCTGGAAACTCGCCGTCTCATCGCAAACAATCGGCAAACCAAAAGCCATCACCCGCGGCGAAGGCATCGAAGTCACACCCATCCTCGTCAGCGACAATCGGACCGTAGCCGTTCTCCGTTCCGATGCGCGCCTGCCAATGCGGCCCGCCATCGTAACCGGCAATCAGTTAGTTGACCTCAACCCTGAAGCCATCCCTAAAGACTTTCCCGCCGCCAGTCTCGTCGTCCCGCAACAAGTCATCCTCAGCTCCGCGGACGGCATGCAGATTCACGGCCAGCTCTTCCTGCCGCCAGCCTCCAGCACCACCCGCCATCCGGCACTCGTCTTCTTCCACGGAGGCTCGCGCCGGCAGATGCTTCTCGGCTGGCATTACATGCAGTACTACAACAACGCCTATGGCATGAACCAATACCTCGCCAGCCAGGGCTATGTTGTGCTCAGCGTCAACTACCGCAGCGGCATCGGTTACGGCCTCAACTTCCGCGAAGCCCTCAACTATGGCGCAGACGGTGCCAGCGAATTCAACGACGTCCTCGGCGCAGGCCTCTATCTCCGCAACCGGCCCGATGTTGATCCAGCCCACATCGGCTCCTGGGGAGGCAGCTACGGCGGCTACCTCACCGCGCTCGCATTAGCCCGCGCCTCCGACCTCTTTAGCGCCGGAGTCGACTTCCACGGCGTCCACGACTGGAACATCGAGCTCGGCAACTGGAACACCAGCTACGACCCCACAGCCGACCCCAATCGCTCCCGCATCGCCTATGAATCCTCGCCAATCTCATCCGTCTCCACCTGGCGCTCGCCCGTCCTGCTCATCCACGGCGACGACGACCGCAACGTGCAGTTTTCGCAAACGCCCAAACTCGCAGCCGCCCTTCGCAAGCAGCAGGTCTCCGTCGATGAACTCATCTTCCCCGACGAAATTCACGACTTCCTCCTCCACCGCGACTGGCTAAAAGCCTACGCAGCAGAAACAGCCTTCTTCGCCCACCACCTGCAGCAATAG
- a CDS encoding response regulator, with amino-acid sequence MDAIQKLIQAISSLLWPLITIGLLLSFRPAIAAIIESAKSRKFTLKIGGQELTMEEANQVQQNLIADLQARVTEIQKELAGSGNPVFSESPVLPGLVAPAASSNVERIASETAAEPRRISRILWVDDNPKNNSYFIQRLTDRGVHVDLAESTSAGIKLFSSESYDYIISDMGRRDGLNYRSTAGIELLRLIRDKSKTVPFVFFSSASAMQAHGAEALSLGATAFTSSPTELFGMLDAATTTTTATSKGQA; translated from the coding sequence ATGGACGCGATTCAGAAACTTATCCAGGCTATTTCTTCGCTGCTCTGGCCTTTGATTACGATCGGGCTGCTGCTCAGCTTCAGACCTGCAATTGCTGCCATCATTGAATCCGCCAAGTCGCGAAAGTTTACGCTGAAGATTGGCGGGCAGGAACTGACGATGGAAGAGGCGAACCAGGTTCAGCAGAATCTAATTGCGGATCTCCAGGCCAGGGTTACTGAGATTCAAAAGGAACTGGCAGGCTCGGGAAACCCGGTTTTCTCGGAAAGCCCGGTTTTGCCGGGTCTGGTTGCGCCTGCTGCTTCTTCTAATGTGGAGCGGATCGCGAGTGAAACTGCCGCGGAGCCGCGCAGGATTTCGAGGATTCTGTGGGTGGACGATAACCCTAAAAATAATAGTTATTTTATTCAGCGGCTGACGGACAGGGGCGTTCATGTGGATCTTGCCGAGTCGACTTCTGCGGGTATAAAGCTTTTCAGCTCGGAGAGCTATGACTACATCATTTCCGATATGGGCCGCCGGGATGGCCTGAACTATCGCTCTACGGCGGGGATCGAGCTTTTGAGGCTGATCCGGGATAAGAGCAAGACTGTTCCTTTTGTGTTCTTCAGCAGCGCGAGCGCGATGCAGGCTCATGGCGCGGAAGCTCTTAGTCTGGGCGCGACGGCGTTTACGTCTTCGCCGACGGAGTTGTTTGGGATGCTGGATGCTGCGACTACTACGACGACTGCTACATCCAAGGGGCAGGCTTAG
- the mnmG gene encoding tRNA uridine-5-carboxymethylaminomethyl(34) synthesis enzyme MnmG, producing MGFTERFDVAVVGAGHAGCEAAMAAARMGLKTAIITMNLDLIAQMSCNPAIGGIAKGHLVREVDALGGVMGEVADAVGIQFRLLNTSRGPAVWSPRAQCDKALYRVKMREVLENQPNLFIKQAEAVDLVLEEIDGADLLSHPGISSDVEYSKPKQRVLGLKLRDGRQLLAGATIITTGTFLNGLIHCGEERYPAGRSGEPASVLLGEALRRLGLRTTRLKTGTPPRLDGRTIRWEAFEEQPGDVDPTPFSFRTTKIVQRQISCHIAYTTPQTLEIIRANVSRSAMYSGAIEGIGPRYCPSIEDKIVKFPEKTQHQFFLEPEGLNTHEVYVNGMSTSLPMEVQQEIVRSIPGLENAEMLRPGYAIEYDSVDATELDRALKVKSMEGLYLAGQINGTSGYEEAACQGIMAGINAALKLKGEKPFTLDRTEGYTGILIDDLISKGTNEPYRMFTSRAEFRLHLRIDNADRRLTPYGRKLGLIGDEAWAAYEQKQARMAALTQLLTTKKVDAAGLAVAAAEIDFAAVPGQTWAQLLKRPEVQIESVLKALAAELSSDDLLRDYVADADGTRLTAVPRNEARAVETEIKFAGYLEQQKKAIQKLKEAEGVTIPEWLNYTTISGLSREMQETLGRVRPQTIGQASRIPGVTPAALGLVHVSIRVQGKVQGKAGQLAG from the coding sequence ATGGGTTTTACGGAACGGTTTGATGTGGCGGTGGTGGGGGCTGGGCATGCTGGGTGCGAGGCGGCTATGGCGGCGGCGCGCATGGGTTTGAAGACGGCCATTATCACCATGAATCTGGATTTGATTGCGCAGATGTCGTGCAATCCGGCGATTGGCGGCATTGCCAAGGGGCACCTGGTGCGCGAGGTGGATGCGCTGGGTGGCGTGATGGGCGAGGTGGCGGATGCTGTGGGTATCCAGTTTCGGCTGCTGAATACTTCGCGGGGGCCTGCGGTCTGGAGTCCTCGGGCGCAGTGCGACAAGGCGCTGTATCGCGTGAAGATGCGCGAGGTTTTGGAGAATCAGCCGAACCTGTTTATCAAGCAGGCTGAGGCTGTTGACTTAGTCCTGGAAGAAATTGATGGCGCAGATTTGTTATCCCACCCTGGGATTTCTTCGGACGTGGAATATTCAAAGCCCAAGCAGCGGGTGCTTGGGTTGAAGTTGCGGGACGGGCGGCAGCTTTTGGCTGGGGCTACGATCATCACCACCGGCACGTTTTTAAATGGGCTGATTCATTGTGGTGAGGAACGGTATCCGGCGGGGCGGAGCGGCGAGCCTGCGAGTGTTTTGCTGGGCGAGGCGTTGCGGAGGCTGGGGTTGCGGACTACGCGGTTGAAGACTGGGACTCCGCCGAGGCTGGATGGGCGGACGATTCGCTGGGAGGCTTTTGAGGAGCAGCCGGGCGATGTTGATCCGACGCCGTTCAGCTTTCGCACGACAAAGATTGTGCAGCGGCAGATCAGTTGCCACATTGCGTATACGACTCCGCAGACGCTGGAGATTATTCGCGCAAATGTGAGCCGGTCGGCGATGTATTCAGGGGCGATTGAGGGGATTGGGCCGCGTTATTGTCCTTCAATCGAGGACAAGATTGTGAAGTTTCCTGAGAAGACGCAGCACCAGTTTTTCCTGGAGCCGGAGGGGTTGAACACGCACGAGGTATATGTGAACGGCATGTCTACTTCGCTGCCGATGGAAGTGCAGCAGGAGATTGTGCGTTCGATACCGGGGCTGGAGAATGCGGAGATGCTGCGGCCGGGATATGCGATCGAGTATGACTCGGTGGATGCTACGGAGCTGGATCGGGCCTTAAAGGTCAAGAGCATGGAAGGCCTTTATCTTGCCGGGCAGATCAACGGGACGAGCGGCTATGAAGAGGCGGCTTGCCAGGGCATTATGGCGGGCATCAATGCCGCGCTGAAGCTGAAGGGCGAGAAGCCATTTACGCTGGATCGCACTGAGGGTTATACGGGGATTTTGATTGACGATCTGATCTCGAAGGGGACGAACGAGCCTTACCGGATGTTCACTTCGCGGGCGGAGTTCCGGCTGCATTTGCGGATCGATAATGCGGACCGAAGGCTTACTCCGTATGGGCGGAAGCTGGGGCTGATTGGCGATGAGGCGTGGGCTGCATATGAGCAGAAGCAGGCGCGGATGGCGGCGTTGACGCAGTTGCTTACGACGAAGAAGGTGGATGCCGCGGGGCTGGCTGTTGCTGCTGCGGAGATTGATTTTGCGGCGGTGCCGGGGCAGACCTGGGCGCAGTTGTTGAAGCGGCCCGAGGTGCAGATTGAGTCGGTGCTGAAGGCTCTTGCGGCGGAGCTTTCGAGTGATGATTTGTTGCGTGATTATGTGGCGGATGCGGACGGGACGCGTTTGACTGCGGTGCCTCGCAATGAGGCTCGTGCGGTGGAGACGGAGATCAAGTTTGCCGGGTATCTTGAGCAGCAGAAAAAGGCCATCCAGAAGCTGAAGGAAGCTGAGGGCGTGACGATTCCAGAATGGCTGAATTACACGACGATCAGTGGGCTTTCGCGGGAGATGCAGGAGACGCTGGGACGGGTGAGGCCGCAGACGATTGGGCAGGCGAGCCGGATTCCAGGGGTGACTCCGGCGGCGCTGGGGCTGGTGCATGTGAGTATTCGCGTGCAGGGCAAGGTCCAGGGCAAGGCTGGCCAGCTAGCGGGTTAA